From Acetobacter sp.:
ACTATCAGAAAAGATTGGTATTGATTTTGGTTGTTTTAGTATTATTTCGGAAAATGGAAATAAGCCCGTTATTGATCGGGATTGCGAAATATATTTCAATGTCAGTCATTCTGGTAGCGATGGTGTTATTTGTATATCCAGAAAATATAATGTTGGCATAGATCTGGAGCCTCATTCCTCAGGTGTTTTTTGTTCAGAGTTATCTGATTTTGTTTTCAATAAAAAAGAATATGAGTTTGCCTTGTCTCTGTTGCCGGAAGAAAGAGAAAAATTTTTCCTGAAGTGCTGGACAGCAAAAGAGGCTTACTGCAAGCTTCTGGGATACGGAATTACAGAAAATTTTAGAAATTTCGAGATTGTCCCTAATCAAAGTTCAATGACAACAAGAGATGGTCTCTCGGAAATTCAGTTGTTCTGGACAGATGAAGTGAAAAACCATTGTTTATGCGTCGCTGCCAGACCCGTGTAACAAAAGCAAATTTGACCCGACGCGATACTTTTTTTTCCTTGAAACACAAAAAATGGTGCCGAGATGGAAATCTCTTCTCATGGATGATGGAACAAAGTCCTTCATGCATAAGTTTGTTTTTTCCTGATCGGTCAAAAAATTTTGAAAAATGCGTTTACAGTTCGTGCGGTGACGCAAGACCCGCTTTACCTACCACACTTTCGAACACCAGCATGTCGTGTCCACCACGCATGAAATTCTCACACACCCGCATGCCAATGCCTCCGAGCACCTTGCGGGAGGCAATATTACTGTCTCGGGCGACAGCCACCACACGGGGAAACCCTGCTGCGTGGGCATGGCGGAGCGCCGCCGCCGCCGCTTCCCGGGCAAGACCTCTTCCCGCGGCCCACGGATAGATGGCGAACCTGAGGGCGACGCCACGTTTGTCAGGCCGTTCATGCACGCCGGTAATGCCGATCAGTTTGTCATTCTCGCGAATGGCAAACATGCCCGTACCGTGTTTTGCCCAGAAGGTGATGTCGGACACCATCTCCGCTTCAGCCTGCTGGCGGTTCCGAACGCCGCCAAGCATCATGGCGAATGCGCCGCCATCCGCCTTGAGACGTGCAATGTCCTCCATGTCCCGCCAGGATACTGGCGTCAGTGTGAGGCGGGCTGTGCGGAGGATATGGAGGCTCATGGATGATCTATCAGAAACACCCTGATGTGAGTTTGTAAAACGGAAACCAACACAGTCTCTGAAAACAGGCTCTCGGAAGCTTTTAGAAAAAGCTCAGCCAAAACTTTCTGGTGTTTGAAAGCTGGCCTTGGAGGGAAGCCTTTCCCGGTTACACCGAACCTCGGTAGAAGGTTCTGCTTTTATAGGCAGGACAAGAAGATCGAAAGAAAAGAACTCTGTTCCTTTGTGGAGCACGGGGCCACGCCCCGCAACTCCTCTTCCGGACTCGGGTTTATCGCGCCAGAGGACGATACTTGATGCGGCTCGGCTCAACCGAGGCGTCACCCAGACGACGCTTCTTGTCTTCCTCGTAAGCCTGGAAGTTGCCCTCGAACCATTCGACATGGCTGTCGCCCTCAAAGGCGAGGATATGCGTGGCGAGACGGTCAAGGAACCAGCGATCATGGGAGATGATCACGGCGCAGCCCGGATACTCGGCCAGCGCGTCTTCCAACGCGCGCAGCGTATCGACGTCAAGATCATTGGTTGGTTCGTCAAGCAGGATGACGTTGCTTTCCTTGCGAAGCATCTTCGCAAGGTGGACGCGGTTGCGCTCACCACCGGACAGGATGCCGACTTTCTTCTGCTGGTCCGCACCCTTGAAGTTGAAAGCGCCGACATAGGCACGGGATGCAACCGCACGCTTGCCGAGATAAATGACGTCCGTGCCGCCTGAAATCTCTTCCCAGACGGTCTTGTTGTCGTCGAGACTGTCGCGGGACTGATCAACATAACCGAGTTCGACGGTCTCACCAACGGTCAGCTTGCCGCTGTCCGGCTGCTCCTGTCCGGTGATCATCTTGAACAACGTGGACTTACCCGCGCCGTTCGGTCCGATCACGCCGACGATACCGCCCGGCGGCAGCTTGAAGTTCAGCTTGTCGATCAGCAGATGGTCACCGAAGCCTTTGCACAGGTCTTCGGCCTCGATCACGACATTGCCCAGACGGGGACCCGGTGTGATGACGATGTCCGCCGTGCCTGTGGCCTTTTCATTGCTCTTGGCCAGCAGTTCTTCGTATTTGGTGATACGGGCCTTGCTCTTCGCCTGACGCGCCTTCGGGCTGGAACTGATCCACTCCTGCTCTGCGGCAAGAGCGCGCTGACGGCCGCTCTCCTCCTTCTCTTCCTGCGCCAGACGCTTGCGCTTCTGCTCCAGCCAGGAAGAATAGTTGCCTTCGAACGGATAGCCACGACCACGCTCGACCTCAAGAATCCAGTTGGTCACGTTGTCGAGGAAGTAACGGTCATGGGTGATGACCATGACGGTGCCCTCGTAATCACGCAGGGTCTTTTCGAGCCAGGCCACGCTCTCGGCGTCGAGATGGTTGGTTGGTTCGTCAAGCAGCAGCAGGTCCGGCTTTTCCAGCAGCAGACGGCACAGCGCGACGCGACGGCGCTCACCGCCGGAGAGTTTTTCGACCGGGCTGTCGGCGGGCGGGCAGCGCAGCGCGTCGAGGGCGATTTCCAGCTTGCGATCGAGTTCCCAGCCATCGCCCGCGTCGATCTTCTCCTGAAGATCGGCCTGCTCGGCGAGGAGCGCGGTCATTTCGTCCTCGTCCATCGGTTCGGCGAACCGGGCGGAAATTTCATTGAAACGGTCCACCGCCTTCTTCAGGTCGCCAAAACCCTGCGCCGCGTTCTCGCCAACCGTCAGGTTCGGATCGAGCTTCGGCTCCTGCTCAAGGTAGCCAACCCGCACGCCCTCAGCGGCCCACGCCTCGCCGCCATATTCCTTGTCGATCCCGGCCATGATCTTGAGCAGGGTCGATTTACCGGCGCCGTTGACACCGAGGACACCGATCTTGGCGCCCGGCATGAAAGAGAGCGTGATGCCCTTGAAGACTTCGCGACCGCCCGGATAGGACTTGGTCAGATCCTTCATCACATAGACATATTGATATGGCGCCATGAGACGAAACTCCGTGACAGTAATGGAAGGACCGGACCGAGAGGGCCAGAAGCGGCGAACATCCGACAGGGTAATGACCCCGTCGATGGAGACGCCTGCGCCCGGCAGGACTTGAACCCGCAACCAAGCCGTTATGAGCGGCCCGCTCTAACCAATTGAGCTACGGGCGCGCAGGCGGGTCATCAATTCGCGCAACCCAACCCATTTTGCAAGCGTCCAGTGCAAGGAAATATGCCCGTCTTGGCAAGAAAGCGGCGCAGGGCTACGCTCCGCCCGCAATTTATCCATATGGAGCAGGACGATGGACGTCTCAAAACTTTCTCCCGGCAAGGACGTGCCGAACGACATCAATGTCGTGATCGAGATTCCGCAGGGGTCTTCGGTCAAATATGAGATCGACAAGGAAAGCGGCGCGTTGTTCGTGGACCGTTTCCTGTTTACGCCGATGGCCTACCCGGCAGCCTATGGCTTCATTCCCAACACGCTGGCCGCTGACGGTGATCCGGCCGACGCCATGGTTCTCACGCCGCGCGCTGTGGTTCCGGGCAGCGTGATCCGTGCCCGTCCGATCGGTGTGCTGCTGATGGAGGACGAGGCCGGTCAGGACGAGAAGATCCTGTGCGTGCCGCACGACAAGATCCACCCGCAGTTCTCCAAGGTCGAGAAGATCGAAGACCTGCCCGAGATACTGATTCAGGAAATCGAGCACTTCTTCACGCGCTACAAAGATCTGGAGAAGGGCAAGTGGGTGAAGGTCACGGGTTGGGGCGACAAGGCCCGCGC
This genomic window contains:
- the ppa gene encoding inorganic diphosphatase, with the translated sequence MDVSKLSPGKDVPNDINVVIEIPQGSSVKYEIDKESGALFVDRFLFTPMAYPAAYGFIPNTLAADGDPADAMVLTPRAVVPGSVIRARPIGVLLMEDEAGQDEKILCVPHDKIHPQFSKVEKIEDLPEILIQEIEHFFTRYKDLEKGKWVKVTGWGDKARAGEIIKASLEAAKK
- the ettA gene encoding energy-dependent translational throttle protein EttA; protein product: MAPYQYVYVMKDLTKSYPGGREVFKGITLSFMPGAKIGVLGVNGAGKSTLLKIMAGIDKEYGGEAWAAEGVRVGYLEQEPKLDPNLTVGENAAQGFGDLKKAVDRFNEISARFAEPMDEDEMTALLAEQADLQEKIDAGDGWELDRKLEIALDALRCPPADSPVEKLSGGERRRVALCRLLLEKPDLLLLDEPTNHLDAESVAWLEKTLRDYEGTVMVITHDRYFLDNVTNWILEVERGRGYPFEGNYSSWLEQKRKRLAQEEKEESGRQRALAAEQEWISSSPKARQAKSKARITKYEELLAKSNEKATGTADIVITPGPRLGNVVIEAEDLCKGFGDHLLIDKLNFKLPPGGIVGVIGPNGAGKSTLFKMITGQEQPDSGKLTVGETVELGYVDQSRDSLDDNKTVWEEISGGTDVIYLGKRAVASRAYVGAFNFKGADQQKKVGILSGGERNRVHLAKMLRKESNVILLDEPTNDLDVDTLRALEDALAEYPGCAVIISHDRWFLDRLATHILAFEGDSHVEWFEGNFQAYEEDKKRRLGDASVEPSRIKYRPLAR
- a CDS encoding GNAT family N-acetyltransferase produces the protein MSLHILRTARLTLTPVSWRDMEDIARLKADGGAFAMMLGGVRNRQQAEAEMVSDITFWAKHGTGMFAIRENDKLIGITGVHERPDKRGVALRFAIYPWAAGRGLAREAAAAALRHAHAAGFPRVVAVARDSNIASRKVLGGIGMRVCENFMRGGHDMLVFESVVGKAGLASPHEL
- a CDS encoding 4'-phosphopantetheinyl transferase family protein, whose translation is MDGHETRRIKSLIHYKDKRSFVMTRYALKNILSEKIGIDFGCFSIISENGNKPVIDRDCEIYFNVSHSGSDGVICISRKYNVGIDLEPHSSGVFCSELSDFVFNKKEYEFALSLLPEEREKFFLKCWTAKEAYCKLLGYGITENFRNFEIVPNQSSMTTRDGLSEIQLFWTDEVKNHCLCVAARPV